The genomic window CATCCGAACCGGTTGTTGTCGATGAGCCTGACGGATGCCTCCTGCCCGACGTACTCCGAGACGTCCCAGCTCACCCAGTCGAGGTTCTCGCTGTTGCGCCCGGTGGCCGTGCGGACGATCTCGCCGTCGACCACGAGGTTCACCGACGTCTCGTCGGAGCGGGCCAGGGCGGGCTCGCCGCCCAGCACCAGGTGGTCGACGGTGAGGTGGCCCCAGCCGCCGGTCGCGCCGTCGTGCACCTGGAAGCGAGCCTCGCTCCCCGCGAACTCCGAGACGTCCCACGAGCGCCAGTTCAGCTGCCCGGCCTCGGGGCCGGTGGCCGTGCGCACGACCTCGCCGTCGACGAGCAGCCGGACCTCGAGCGACCCGTCGGTCCGCTTGCCGCCGCCGAGGAGGAACGAGAGGTGGTCCTCGCCGGCCTCGATCGCGAACGTCGGCGACGTGAGGTCGCCGACGTTGGCGTCGCCCTTCGGGCCGCCCTCCCAGGTGTTCAGGCGCTTCTGCCCGAGGTAGTAGTCGCCGCCCGCGGTGGACGGGTTGCGCCAGGCCTCGGTGGCGAAGTCGCCGGTGATCTCCCACCCCGTGTCGGCGAGGTTCGTGCCGTCGGCGAACTCGAAGCCGTCGAAGAGGAGGCGGCCCGACGGGGGCTCATTGCCGAGCTGCGTGTCGTCGGCGTGCGGGTGGCCACCGCCGCCGACGAGCAGGTTCACGTGGTCCTGATCGATGGTGAAGCCGGGCGACTCGAGGGTGCCCACCGGCCAGTCACCGTCGTTGAACCCGTTGACGAGCCCGGCGCCGACGAAGCCCGTGACGGGGTTCTGTCCTGGAAGCGTGCCCGACGCGGGCTGAAGGCCCCACGGTCCGTCCTTCCAGTTGCCCGGTTCGTTGCCCACGACCCAGTCGCCCCACGATCCGTCGTCGAACGAGGCGAACACGTCGCCGGGCGGCAGCGCATCGTCCGTCACCGTGCTCTCCGACGTGAAGGTCGTCCCGTCGAAGTCACCGACGAAGTATTGCCCGCCGGAACCGCCCGCGACCGATCCCGGGTTGAGGTTCACGACCAGCACCCACCTGAGGTTCGTCGGGTCGCCGTCGACCGCCATCTGGAACAGGTCGGGGCACTCCCAGATCCCGCCGGTCGCGTTCGCGGGACCGAAGTCGCTGAGGTGCGTCCAGGTCTTGAGATCGTCGCTCCGGTAGAGCACGACCTTGTACTGCGTCGCCTCGACGGCGACCATCACCCAGTACGACTCGCCGCTTGCGGGATCGGTGTACCGGATCACCTTCGGGTCTCGGAAATTGGCCGACCCACGGTCGAGCACGGGGTTGGCGGCATACTTCGTCCAGGTCTGCCCGTCATCGGTGCTGTACGCCAGGGACTGGGCCTGGATGCCGGCGTGCGTGGGGTGCGCGGGCGTGTAGGCGCTGGTGTAGATCGCGACCATAGCCGGGTCGTCGGCCGTGCCGAAGCCGCTCGTGTTCCCCTCGTCGACCACCACGGAGCCGGAGAAGATGTCCTCGATGGCGACGCCGCCATCATCGAAGGTCTGCGGGATCGCGAGCGGCTGCTCCTCCCAGTGCACGAGGTCCGGGCTCGTCGCGTGGCCCCAGCTCATATTGCCCCACCTGGTGCCCTCGGGGTTGTGCTGGAAGAACAGGTGCCAGGTGCCGTCGTGGTACACGAGGCCGTTCGGGTCGTTCATCCAGTTCTGCTCGGGGGAGAAGTGCAGGTACGGGCGGTACTGCTCGTCGGCTGGATCGACCGACGCCGCCGTCGCGGGCGGGAGGCCCCCGAGTGCCGTCGCGCTCGCGATCGCGGCGGCGATCGCGAGCGGCTTCCATCTTGATACCGTCGTCATCGACTGGTTCGCCCTTCATTGCGCGTGTCACGTCCGATACGTGACATCGTTGTCAGGAATCGGAGGCGACGCTACGCATTGTCCGGCGGACAAATCAAGGGGGTCGGGGACCGCGAGCCGACCAGGCTCGAACCGAGCCGAGTCGGGGGCCGATTCGGGCAGGGTCGGCCCGATCCGGCGGTGGCGACCAGGCGCGACGGACGACGGCCACCGCGCACGGGTCCGCGGCGGCCGCTCCGGCTCGTCAGCTCGGAACGATCTCCGCCGTGCCCGGCGACCGGAGCAGTGCACCGTCATGCCGGACGGTCGCCGCCGCGATACCCATGGCCTCGTCGAGCACTGACGCCCACTCGACTGCCGTTCCGGGCACGCCGTCCCGGGCCAGGCGTCGGACGACCGCCGACAGCGTCGCGTCTCCGGCGCCCATCGTGTCGATGACCGGGCCGGGAAGGTCGACGATGTCGGCGTGCAGGCTCGCCTCGCCATCGATGATCGTGGCGCCGTCGCGCCCCGCCGTCGAGAGCACGATCGGGTGGGGGTCGCCACGGAACCGGCCGACGAAGTCGTCGAGCGCCTCCCCCGCGAGGAGGTCGGCGTCCTCATCACCCGCCTTGACCAGCAGCGAACGGGCCGCCGCTCGCTCGAAGTTCGCGAGGAAACGAGCGCGATCGCGCAGCATGCCCGCGCGCGGGTTGCCGTCGACGATGAGTCGCCGCTCCGAGTCGCCGACGGCGTCGAGCAGGGCGTCGACCTGCCCGTCATCGTCGAACGGATAGCAGCTGACCACGACGAGGTCGGCCTCGTCGATGGCGGAGCGCACGTCGCCGCCGAACTCGATGCGCCGGTGGCGTGCCGCCTCGTTGAACTCGTATCGGGGCTCGCCGCCCTCGGACCGATCGGAGACGGCTCGCGATGTGCCCAGGGCGGACGGGCTCTCGATGAGCCGGACGCCGAACTCGTGGAGGAACGTGCGGATCCGGTCCGCGGGTTCGTCGTCTCCGAGCATGGCGATCAGCGTGGCGTGCTGCCCCAGCAGCGCCAGACCGACCGCGACGTTCAGTGCGGCACCGCCGACGAACTCCCGAGAGCCGCTCGGGTCGCGCAGTTCGTCGATGAGCGCGTCGCCGATGACGGCGATTCGAGCAGTGCGGGGGGTGGAGCTGGTCATGTCATCCTTCCGGTCGGGGCGTGATCTCGCCGGACCCGCGCTCGATCAGTCGGGTCGGTACGACCGTGCGCGTCGCCGGCGAGGTGTCGCCGTCGAGCCGAGCGAAGATCCGTTCGGCTGCGATGCGGCCGATGTCCTGCGGTGCCTGGGCGATGACGGTGATGCCCGGATCCAGCAGGTCACCGAGCGGCACGTCGTCGAATCCGACCAGTGCGGTGTCGCGGTGGCGACCGAGCTCGCGGAGCGCGCGGATGACGCCGATGGTCACCAGGTTCTGGCTCGAGAACACCGCCGTGGGGAGTTCGTCGCCGCGGAACAGGTCGAGGGTCGCGTGCCGGGCGGACTCGGCATCGTGCAGCCCTTCGATGACGGGGATGCCGCGGGTCGGAACGCCGGCCGCGCCGAGTTCGTCGAAGAAGCCACGACGGCGCTCCTGCGCCGTGCGGATGTTCGGACGATCGCCGAGGTACGCGATCCGGCGATGGCCCCGTTCGAGCAGGTGCCGGGTCGCCGCGCTCGCGCCCGCGGCGTTGTCGCTGACCACGCTGTCGGAGGTGATTCCGGCCGGCTCGCGGTCGACGAAGACGACGGGGGTGCCACGGCGCAACTCGGGCGCGAGGTACGCCTGGCTCTCCGACACCGTTGTCAGGATGAGTCCGTCCACTCGGCGCCGGAGGAACGTCGACACCGCCTGCTGCTCCCGGTCGGGGTCGTCGTCGAGGCTCGAGGCGAAGACGGCCACGCCGCGCTCGAGCGCGGCGTCCTCGATCGCACGATGCATCGAGCCGGCGAACGGGTTGTCGACGCTGCTCACGAGCAGGCCCAGCGTCCGCGACCGACCATCGGCCCGGCGCAGGTTCCCGGCCTGCAGGTCGGGTTCGTAGTCGAGAGTGCGCGCCGCGGCGAGCACCTTCGCGGTGGTCGCCGCAGAGACGTTCGGTTCGCCGTTGATGACGCGCGAAACCGTCTTGATGCCCACGCCGGCGAGGGCTGCGACATGGCGCATCGTGGGTCGCGCGCGGGCGGGTTCAGCGGCCGGACCACTGTTTGACAACGGTGTCACGTTTCGGTCTCCAATGCGGGGGTCGGACTTGACTATACAC from Agromyces aurantiacus includes these protein-coding regions:
- a CDS encoding GH32 C-terminal domain-containing protein — translated: MTTVSRWKPLAIAAAIASATALGGLPPATAASVDPADEQYRPYLHFSPEQNWMNDPNGLVYHDGTWHLFFQHNPEGTRWGNMSWGHATSPDLVHWEEQPLAIPQTFDDGGVAIEDIFSGSVVVDEGNTSGFGTADDPAMVAIYTSAYTPAHPTHAGIQAQSLAYSTDDGQTWTKYAANPVLDRGSANFRDPKVIRYTDPASGESYWVMVAVEATQYKVVLYRSDDLKTWTHLSDFGPANATGGIWECPDLFQMAVDGDPTNLRWVLVVNLNPGSVAGGSGGQYFVGDFDGTTFTSESTVTDDALPPGDVFASFDDGSWGDWVVGNEPGNWKDGPWGLQPASGTLPGQNPVTGFVGAGLVNGFNDGDWPVGTLESPGFTIDQDHVNLLVGGGGHPHADDTQLGNEPPSGRLLFDGFEFADGTNLADTGWEITGDFATEAWRNPSTAGGDYYLGQKRLNTWEGGPKGDANVGDLTSPTFAIEAGEDHLSFLLGGGKRTDGSLEVRLLVDGEVVRTATGPEAGQLNWRSWDVSEFAGSEARFQVHDGATGGWGHLTVDHLVLGGEPALARSDETSVNLVVDGEIVRTATGRNSENLDWVSWDVSEYVGQEASVRLIDNNRFGWGHILVDQVMFSDEAAAPRIEGYDWLDWGRDYYATVSFSGAPDGRRVMLGWMNNWDYANDIPTGSWRSAMALPRDVELVSTERGPRLTQRVVPEFAQLERPDVAYSDSERPISTGEETLPIEGDVLRIEAVIDPRDADSFGLSVLGDDTSGTRIGWDAGTERLFVDRRDSGNTDFHPAFASIEDAPVVLDDGRLALTVYVDRSSVEVFADGGRTTITDQVFPNAGADAIRLWSEGGEAWLESLEVTPMHGAMYREAGRDGAASPPPPAEITALTGPRKGPDADGDFEVKVKVGRGEPTTVVRLLEDGRVIDRVHRSAADERTFSFAISGASAGEHRYTIELENSAGTTDGGELLVRVAG
- a CDS encoding PfkB family carbohydrate kinase — encoded protein: MTSSTPRTARIAVIGDALIDELRDPSGSREFVGGAALNVAVGLALLGQHATLIAMLGDDEPADRIRTFLHEFGVRLIESPSALGTSRAVSDRSEGGEPRYEFNEAARHRRIEFGGDVRSAIDEADLVVVSCYPFDDDGQVDALLDAVGDSERRLIVDGNPRAGMLRDRARFLANFERAAARSLLVKAGDEDADLLAGEALDDFVGRFRGDPHPIVLSTAGRDGATIIDGEASLHADIVDLPGPVIDTMGAGDATLSAVVRRLARDGVPGTAVEWASVLDEAMGIAAATVRHDGALLRSPGTAEIVPS
- a CDS encoding LacI family DNA-binding transcriptional regulator — translated: MRHVAALAGVGIKTVSRVINGEPNVSAATTAKVLAAARTLDYEPDLQAGNLRRADGRSRTLGLLVSSVDNPFAGSMHRAIEDAALERGVAVFASSLDDDPDREQQAVSTFLRRRVDGLILTTVSESQAYLAPELRRGTPVVFVDREPAGITSDSVVSDNAAGASAATRHLLERGHRRIAYLGDRPNIRTAQERRRGFFDELGAAGVPTRGIPVIEGLHDAESARHATLDLFRGDELPTAVFSSQNLVTIGVIRALRELGRHRDTALVGFDDVPLGDLLDPGITVIAQAPQDIGRIAAERIFARLDGDTSPATRTVVPTRLIERGSGEITPRPEG